AGCGCGATCGCGCCTTTTAAGCCGTCAATTTTTCAGGACGACTACGCTTACAGCGTGCTGATCCCTGAGGGCAGCGCAGACCTTTTTCCTTTCCTTTTGATTTGTGCGGAGCTGCTGATGAAACCCCTTCACGCGCAATACCTTTTCTGCTGTGCCACGCTGAGCCTGCTGTCGCCGCTGCCTGCGGCGGCCTGGGACAACCTGACCGTCTTTGGTGATAGCCTGAGTGACGGCGGAAACGTCGGACGTTATACCTATGATGGCGCGACCCATCCGCTCTATGACGAGATTGTGGCGCAGTCGCTGGGCGAGACCCTGCGGCCTTCATCGCAGGGCGGGCGCAACTATGCGGAAGGCGGCGCCGTGGCGGTGCCCGCGATCGACCCCCTGTTTAACACCCAGGATCAGCTCGCGGACTACCTCGCAGCGCGTGGCGGGCGGGCCGACCCGGACGGGCTCTATATTCACTGGATTGGCGGCAACGATTTAGCCGCGGCGGCGTTATCGCCCCTGACCGCCCGGCAGATTGTGGACAACAGCGCCAGCGCCGCGGCCCTGCAGGTCAGCCAGTTGCTGAATGCCGGAGCCGGAACGGTCATTGTGCCGACGGTGCCGAACGTAGGCGCAACGCCTGCACTGCTGCAGGCGATTCTGCAGGTGCTGGGGCCAGCGGCACAGCCTGCCACGGCGGCGCTGTTTCAGTCGCTGAGCACCGCCACTACGGCGGATCGTGCCGCCAGGCAACAGGCGATTGAGACCGCACTGAGCGAGGCGGCGGGACAGATTTCCCCGATCCCGCTGATTCGCGATGCGATTGCGCAGCAGCTGATCGCCGCCTGGCAACTGCTCAGCCAGCAGGCCGCGCTCCTCACCGATCGCTACAATCAGATGGAGGAGCAGGGGCTGGTGGCCGCAGGCGGTAACATCGCCCGCGTGGATATCAATGGGCTGTTTAATGAAGTGATCGACAACCCCGGCCTGTATGGCCTCAGCAACACTGCCGGTATGGCCTGCCCGCCGGGCGTCTCTGCAAAGGACTGCACCAGCGCAACGCCGGGATTTTCTCAGGCGCAGCAGTATCTGTTTGCTGACCGCCTGCACCCCAGCCCGGCGGTTCATGCGCTGATTGCTGACTATGTCCTGTCGGTGCTGAATGCGCCGCTGCAGGTGGCGGCGCTGAGTCAGGCTCCCGCTATGCTGGTGGGCGATGCGCACAACACGCTGGATGGTCACCTGCAGCAGCAGCGTCATCAACCCGCCGACGCGGGAGACGTCACGATGTTTGGCGGCTATGCCGGACAGCGGCGTGATTTTCGCGGCGACAGCCTGCAGGATGGCGATGCCACCAGCGCCACCGGCACCGTGGGTGTGGGCTATCAGCTCAGCGATAACTGGCAGGCGGGTGCGATGCTCTCGACCACCTCTGAGCGCCAGCAACCCTCGTCGCGCTTTGATTACCGCCTGCGCGGCAACATGGTGGCGCTCTGGAGTCAGTTCAGCCATCCCGATGGCGGATGGATTAACGCGGATATCCACTATGCCGATCTCGATTTTGATCACATCGCGCGTCAGGTCCGGCTGGGACCGGCAACCCGCACCGAAAAGGGCAGCAGCAACGGCAGCCTGATGGGCATGCGGCTCCAGACCGGCTGGGATCTGCCGCTGGGCCGCTATGTCTCCACCGGCCCGATGGCCAGCTATGCGCTCGACTATACCCAGGTCGATGGCTATAAAGAGGCGGGGAACAGCAGTACGGCGATGCGCTTTGGCGATCAGACCCTGCATTCACAGATCGGCTCGCTGGGCTGGCGCATCGACACCCAGGCCCTGCCGGTCAATCCCTGGGCGCAGGTGAGCTATAACCATCAGTTCGGCGATAGCGAGTCGGCCGTGACCGCCGGGCTGAAATCGACCCGCACCGCCTTTACCCGCCGCAGCAGTTCCCGTGATGATAACTGGATTGCTATGGCCGCTGGCGCAAGCGTGCCGCTCGGCACGTCGGTCAATGCGTTCGCGGGCGTCTCGACGGTGGCGGGCAACAGTGATACGCATCAGGTGAGCTGGAATGTCGGGCTGAACGCCCGTTTCTGATCGCGCTGAGCGTGGGCCGTCGCGGCAGGAAGAAATCGCGACGGCGCATGTGTCAGGCCGCTGCAGAAGCCCGAAAGACAATGTGATAACGTAGCGGTCACGTTTCCGGGCCGGAGAGCAGCATGATTGTCAGACAGGCGTCACCCGAAGAGGCATACCGTTTATGGCATATCCGCAATCTTGCCATCCGTCATGGCTGTAAGCAGGTCTATCCCGCGGATGTTATCGCCGCCTGGACGCCGGACAGGATGCCGGTCAGCTTTCCCGCCATGATCCGCGAGAATCCGTTTTTTGTGATCGACGGCCCTGACGGGGAACCGGTCTCCACCGGCGCGCTCGATCTCGCCGCCGCCAGCGTCGAAGCGATTTTCACGCGGCCGGATTGCACCGGGCAGGGCATGGCGGGGCTGATCCTCGACACCCTCAAAGCGGAGGCACGCCAGCGTGGCTATCCGCAGCTGACGCTGGCGTCGACGCCAAATGCGGTCAGTTTTTATCAGCGGCACGGCTTCCGGGCGCTGGGTGAAAGTCTCTATCCTTCAAAGCTGGCGGGCAGCGATCTGCGCTGTATGGAGATGGCGATTGCGCTGTGAACGTCTGCGGTCATGCGGCGGGCCAGGCCGGGCAAAAGTTTCCCGTGCAAAGGCTTCGCAAGCCCCCGCCGGTAAGGTATAGTCCGCGTTTTTTGGAGGAATCATGCTGACTGGCTCATCAACTCGTCTCAACAAATACATCAGCGAGAGCGGTATCTGCTCCCGTCGCGACGCCGATCGTTTCATCGAGCAGGGCAACGTTTTCATTAACGGCAAACGCGCTACTGTGGGCGCGCAGGTGTTTGCAGGCGATGTAGTGAAGGTCAATGGTCAGCTTATCGAACCGCGCGACGAAGACGACCTGGTGCTGATTGCCCTGAACAAGCCGGTGGGGATTATTACGACGATGGAAGAGGGCGAACGCGATAACATCAGCGATTTCGTCAACCACAGCAAACGCGTCTTCCCGATTGGCCGGCTCGACAAAGATTCCCAGGGCCTGATTTTCCTCACCAACCACGGCGATCTGGTCAATAAGATCCTGCGCGCCGGGAACAATCACGAAAAAGAGTATGTGGTCACGGTGGACAAACCGATCACCGATGAGTTTATCGCCGGGATGGGTGCAGGCGTGCCGATGCTGGGCACGGTCACTAAAAAGTGCAAAGTCAAAAAGGAAGCGCCGTTTGTCTTCCGCATCACCCTGGTGCAGGGGCTGAATCGGCAGATCCGTCGCATGTGTAAACATTTTGGCTATGAAGTGACGAAGCTGGAACGCACGCGCATCATGAACGTCAATCTCAGGGGATTACCGCTGGGTGAATGGCGCGATCTGACCGACGACGAACTGATTGAACTGTTTAAACTGCTGGAAAACTCCTCGTCAGAAGATAAACCCGCAAAGAAAGCGAAAGCCCCGGCCAGAAAACCGCAGAAAAGTGCGGCAAAACCGGCGGAGAAAGCGGACGCCAGCGGCGCTTCCCGCAAGCGTTTTGCTCAGCCCGGACGGAAGAAAAAAGGACGCTAATCCTGACCGGACGCAGAGGCGAAACGGGTGCTCTGCGTCAGCACCCTATGCAGGCGTTACGGAATGATGCGCGCCGCCCTGAAGCGGGCAAACAGATCGCAGAACATCTCATCGGTGGCGCGATACCCGTTAAAGCCGGCTCGCCGGATCCGGCTGCCATCCGCGAACATGTCGTAGTCCCAGCCAAAAACAAAATCTGCAAAGGTCCCGTCGCTGAGCGCCAGAATATCCGGCTGAACCAGGGCGCTCTCGGCGGCGATTTGCTGCCATAACGCACGATAATCCCGAAACATCTGACGAAACGACAGGGAAACCGGCGGTGCGATCTCCAGTTCAAACCAGCCTGCGATGACTGGCCAGAGTTCGCTCCAGCGCCAGAGATCGCCATTGTTAATATTGAATGCCTGATTTCGCGCGTTGGGTGAGCGCGCCGCCCAGATTGTCGCCCCGGCCAGCAGGCTCGCATCCGTAAAATCGATCATGCTGTGCCAGGTTTCGGCCGATCCCGGAAACCGAAACGGCAGCCGCGTTTTACGGCAAATTGATGCATAGAGCGCCAGGCTCAGCGCCAGATTCATGCTGTTGCCGGGCCGATCGCTGCCGACCACGCCGGGCCGGGGCGCACTCCAGTACCAGGCTTTACCCTGTTGCTGAGCAGTAAGCCAGTTCAGCTGGGCGGCGTTAAATTCGGCACCCGGCACGCCGGGATCGCTTTCCCGAGCAGGCGTTTTAAACCGGCCGAGATGGGCGCCATAGACTTTATATCCCTGCATCAGGCTGACGTGCTCAAGGGGCGCGATAGCTTCCACTCCCCGAACCAGATTCTGCAGCATCGTCAGATTAGGTCCAGCCATCGCCGCCCAGTCAGCGCCATTCAGCCAGGCGCTGTAGAAGAGATGTGTGACGCTGGTGAGGGAGGCAAGCCGGTGCTCACTCTGTTGCCTGTCCAGCAGATCCACCTCCAGCGTCTCAGTGCCGCCTGTGTCACAGGCAGAACGATGCGTCAGCGCGATGACCTGCCACTTATCAGCCACCAGCGCCCGAGTCAGTTGCTGACCTACCGTGCCGCTGGCACCGGCTATCAGCGCAACCTTCTTATTCTGTGTCGTTGTCATCATGTTTACCCTGTCAGAAGAGGCGATGTCGCATTCTCACCTGCGTTTATTTCTGATTAAATCCCCTGAAACCGATGTCACTTATCAGGAAAAAAGATAAATGCAGAATAAACTGACGGCCATTCAGACCTTCATCCGTGTGGCTGAAGCGGGATCTTTTTCATCAGCCGCGCGGCAAAATGGCATGAAGCAGTCAGCGGTGAGTCAGCAAATCGCCGCGCTGGAAGAGGCATTAGGCGTGGTCCTGATACATCGCACGACACGAACTATGGCGCTGACGGAAAAGGGCCAGCATTATCTGCAGCAGGTCAGGCACCTGCTGGGCGCAATGGAAGAGCTGGAGCAGCAGTTACAACCTGAAGCACTGCCACTTCGGGGCGGAGTGCATATTCAGCTGCCGAGTGGCATAGGGCAGCGTCTGATGCCGCATCTGCTTTCATTTCAGCAGGCCCACCCTGGGCTGCATCTGAACATATCGCTTGAGGATCGGCTGTCAGATCTTATCGCGGAGGGTGTGGATGTGGCGATTCGTCTTAGCGAGTCACCTCCCGCCGCGCTCGCTGCCCGTCAGCTGGCTACCGTTGAAACTGTGCTGGTGGCCTCTCCTGACTGGCTGGCGCGGAACGGCCTCCCGCAGGCACCCGAGGAGCTACAGCGTCATCCCCATATCCGTTTTAACGGCGTATCGCCTGAGGCGCCGCTGCACCTGGTGTCGGAAACAGGACGGATATCAGTGTCCGTCGGGTCCGTGCTGCGCTCCAACAACAGTGATGCGCTCATGAAGGCGCTGGAAGCCGGATTAGGTATCGGCGGATTACAGACCCTGATTGGCGCAGAGGCGCTCTCATCCGGCAGGCTGGTAAGGATCCTGCCCGACTGGCGACTCCCGGACCGCTATCTTTATGCCGTTTTCCCCGATGCCCGATTCATTTCCGAAAAGGTCCGGCGACTGGTCACACAATTGCGTGAAGCCATCGTTCAGGGCCACATCAACATGCCCGCTGACGATGGGCGGGTAAGCGCTGACTGAAATCAACGCAGCTTCCCCCATCACATTATGCCGCTGGCCACTGCGGCGCGACCACATTCAGAACAACGACACTTTTCACCCCGATCAGGGCGTGGCAGGATAAGCGCAATCTATCAAGGAGTGTGCCTGATGTTACTGAAAGGTATGAACGATCCGCTGCTGAAAGCGTATCAGCATCCCAAATCACGGTTGATGATCAGCCGTTTCAGGGGGCTGGCGGGGGATCGACGACTCAGTGACTGGCAGGCGTTCACCATTCTGGTCACCGGCTTCACCAACTACTGGTATGTTCAGGCCGGTCACTACCGCATCAACGTCACGCTGACCAAAACCCGCCAGTTCGACTTTCTGCAGGACTTTCTGCATTTCACGGTCACGCTGGATGGATTGCTAGGCGATGAGCACTTCCGCAGTCCGGACTTTGTCCTGCCGCATTACGACGTGCCCTATGAATTCTGCCGCTGGCGCAACAAGCGTGGCTATGACGCGCTGACCACCTACGTCAGTAAACAGGGGGTGAAGTCGCATAAAGGGATATTCGTCGCGGCGGAGGGCGCCTCCCCGGAGGAGAAGGTAATGAAATGGGAGGGCGTGGTGAACGTCTATGACAAAGCCTTTTTCAGTATGACCAACTTTAACACCACGCAGGCATTCCTGATCAAAGACATCACGAAGGCGATTCAGGAGGGATTACTGAAGAACCTGAGTTTCTATCGCGATCTCTATGATTATATTTTCCCGACGCCCGCTGAGGCCCGGCTACAGGCGCGTGACGACAGGCGCTCCCTGGCAAAACGGTAGCGCCTGCTGTATGTCAGGTGCGGCTCAGCGCCGCAGCCGCGTCACAGATCCCGCGCCTACCATTTCATCTCGCCGGTATTCACTTTCGCGCTGAGTTCCAGCGATCCCGGTTCGGCCAGATCTGGCCAGGCCTGCGTCATGTCAGCAATCACCGCATCAGACTTTTTGTGCCGGGACAGCGCCTTCTCAAAACTCTGCAGGTAGCTGAGCGTGAAATCGACCGCCTGCGAGCCGGCAGGGCGCGCACCCAGATAGTGACCCGGAATCACATTCCTGGCCTTCAGCCCCTGCATCTCGGTCAGGACATGCCGCCACGCTGCGCGGCTCTCCGCGCTCTGCGTGTCCGCTGTCCAGACGTGAATGCCGGAGGAGAGCGCCGTGCCGCCCAGAATCGTGCTCACCGAAGGGATCCAGATATAGGCGGCGTACTGGTCAGGATGACGCAGCTCCAGCACTTCACCATCGATGCTGAAGCGGGTCTGATGCGTCACATCGGGCAGGAAGAGTTTATCCGGCGCGCCCTCTTTCATCTGCGGGCCCCAGTATTTCAGCTTGGCGTCGTGGGTCTGCTGGATATGCTTCACGACGGCGGGTGCGGCCACCACCTTCACATCCGGCCAGGCTTTCATGATCGGCTGCAGGCCAAAGTAGAAGTCAGGATCGCCAGAGGTAATCACGATCTCCTTGAGCTTTTTATTGCTCTTCTTAATCATCTCCACCAGCTTCTCGCCATCCTGGATGCTGAACTGGGCATCGAACAGAATCGCTTCGGTTGGGCCGGAAACCAGCGTGGAGGAGACGGGGAAGATCGCGTTCGTCTGGGGGTTATAGGTTTCCAGCTGCAGCGTGGCTGCACCGGCGGCAGAGGAAGCCAGCATCAGCATGGCAGGGTAGATCAGCGTTTTCATCGTAACTCCTCAGAGGGTATGGCCCGGTTCAGTCAGCGGCCGGGCACGTTCGCATGTCAGTGGTGCTATTTTACGCATCTGTTTATCTGTTAGAATTCCCGCAATCGGAGATGCTGAGTTTCATAATTCGGGCAGGTGAGAGTGGACAGAGTTACGGCGGCCGCCGTGTTTAACCGCATATGTGAACTGGGTAGCCTGAGCGCGGCTTCACGCGCGCTCGGGATTTCCCGGCCAATGGTCAGCCGCTATCTGGAAGAGATGGAAAAGTGGGCCGGAACCCGCCTGCTGCATCGGTCGTCGCGCCGGCTGACCCTGACGCCCGCCGGAGAAGCGATCCTGCAAAAGACCCGGCAGCTGGCCGTGCTCTCCGAGGCGATAGAGCAGGAAACCACCCAGGGGATCCCGGCGGGGACGCTGCGCATCGCCTGCGCCCACTTTACCGCGCTGCATCTTGTCGGTCCGGCGATCCCCGATTTTCTCGCCCGCTATCCGGCGCTGCGCATCGAACTGGACATTAACAATCAGCCGGTCAGCCTGATCGGTGAACGGATCGACCTTGCTATCCGCATCACCGATGCGCCTGAGCCAGGCGCGATTGCCCGCCGGCTCGGCGAGTGCTGCTCGGTACTCTGCGCCTCCCCCGACTATCTGCTACAGTACGGCACGCCGCAGACGCCTGGCGACCTCTCTGAACATAACTGCCTCTACTACAGCCGCTTTGCCGGGCAAAGCTGGCACTTTACGACAGCAGCCGGGGAGAAGGTGGCGGTCGCCGTCAGGGGGAATTTCAGCGCCGGTATCTCATCGCTGTTGTGTGAGGCGGCGATTGCACATTGCGGCATTGCGATGGTTCCGGAGCAGGAGGCGCGACAGGCGCTGGCGGCCGGGAAACTGGTCAGACTGTTGCCAGACTATGAGCCGCAACGCATCGGCATCTGGGGGCTCTATCTGTCGCGCGAGCATCAGTCTGCCGCGCTGCGTCTGATGCTGGATGAACTGCAGACCCGACTCCGCGACTGAACACCATTGCGGGCGCCACTGAAAAAAGGACGTTTTATGACTAACGAACAGGAACAGGACTGGAACCCGATGGTGCCGGAACTTACCGTCACAGACTTTGCCACGTCGTTCCGTTTCTATACCGAAATTCTGGGCTTTGAGGCGAGGATCGTTCGTCAGCAGCCCGATTTTGCTTACCTCTGTTACGGGCGGGCACAGCTGATGATTGAGGCGTGGCACCCGCAGGGCTGGAACACCGGCGGACTGAGCTGGCCGCTGGGCCGGGGCGTCAATTTCCAGATCGAAGTGGATGATATCGGGGGGGTGTTGCGACGGCTGGAGCAGCACGAGGTCGCGCTCTTCCGTGGGTTACGCGACAGCCACTATGACATCGGCGGGACCACCGCCTGTCAGCGGGAGTTTCTGGTTCAGGATCCGGACGGTTATCTGTTGCGCTTCAGTCAGTTTCTGGAATAAGCGGTAACCCTGTCTGGAACGATTGATGATAATTCATGATACGACACAGGGAGCACGACTTCCTGAAAGCCTTTGCCGCATACTAATAAAATAACCGGAATGAGACTGGGGTTTTGACATAGAATATAGCACTTTTCATCCTGTTTATATTCCGCGTTCATGTCACGTAGAATCAACAGGCTGAGCGTTTTTTTATATTCAAACCTGAGGTTATCTGCAGCCATCCGGATACCTTATTTCTCGTCGATAATTTGAGTTTCGTAAAAATTTCACGTTTCTCACGGGCAAATTAAATTAACTGTTGCGTTAACGGGTGATGCGGTGATGAAAATTTATCAGGCGAGGTGAGTAGTTTATAATAAGGAAAATAACCTGAAGTTTACGAATAATAATTTGTTTCGTGCTTAACTTTTTATTGTGTGGGCCGATAAAGGGTAATACCACCTTTGG
This window of the Pantoea deleyi genome carries:
- a CDS encoding SDR family oxidoreductase — encoded protein: MTTTQNKKVALIAGASGTVGQQLTRALVADKWQVIALTHRSACDTGGTETLEVDLLDRQQSEHRLASLTSVTHLFYSAWLNGADWAAMAGPNLTMLQNLVRGVEAIAPLEHVSLMQGYKVYGAHLGRFKTPARESDPGVPGAEFNAAQLNWLTAQQQGKAWYWSAPRPGVVGSDRPGNSMNLALSLALYASICRKTRLPFRFPGSAETWHSMIDFTDASLLAGATIWAARSPNARNQAFNINNGDLWRWSELWPVIAGWFELEIAPPVSLSFRQMFRDYRALWQQIAAESALVQPDILALSDGTFADFVFGWDYDMFADGSRIRRAGFNGYRATDEMFCDLFARFRAARIIP
- a CDS encoding autotransporter outer membrane beta-barrel domain-containing protein translates to MKPLHAQYLFCCATLSLLSPLPAAAWDNLTVFGDSLSDGGNVGRYTYDGATHPLYDEIVAQSLGETLRPSSQGGRNYAEGGAVAVPAIDPLFNTQDQLADYLAARGGRADPDGLYIHWIGGNDLAAAALSPLTARQIVDNSASAAALQVSQLLNAGAGTVIVPTVPNVGATPALLQAILQVLGPAAQPATAALFQSLSTATTADRAARQQAIETALSEAAGQISPIPLIRDAIAQQLIAAWQLLSQQAALLTDRYNQMEEQGLVAAGGNIARVDINGLFNEVIDNPGLYGLSNTAGMACPPGVSAKDCTSATPGFSQAQQYLFADRLHPSPAVHALIADYVLSVLNAPLQVAALSQAPAMLVGDAHNTLDGHLQQQRHQPADAGDVTMFGGYAGQRRDFRGDSLQDGDATSATGTVGVGYQLSDNWQAGAMLSTTSERQQPSSRFDYRLRGNMVALWSQFSHPDGGWINADIHYADLDFDHIARQVRLGPATRTEKGSSNGSLMGMRLQTGWDLPLGRYVSTGPMASYALDYTQVDGYKEAGNSSTAMRFGDQTLHSQIGSLGWRIDTQALPVNPWAQVSYNHQFGDSESAVTAGLKSTRTAFTRRSSSRDDNWIAMAAGASVPLGTSVNAFAGVSTVAGNSDTHQVSWNVGLNARF
- a CDS encoding LysR family transcriptional regulator; its protein translation is MDRVTAAAVFNRICELGSLSAASRALGISRPMVSRYLEEMEKWAGTRLLHRSSRRLTLTPAGEAILQKTRQLAVLSEAIEQETTQGIPAGTLRIACAHFTALHLVGPAIPDFLARYPALRIELDINNQPVSLIGERIDLAIRITDAPEPGAIARRLGECCSVLCASPDYLLQYGTPQTPGDLSEHNCLYYSRFAGQSWHFTTAAGEKVAVAVRGNFSAGISSLLCEAAIAHCGIAMVPEQEARQALAAGKLVRLLPDYEPQRIGIWGLYLSREHQSAALRLMLDELQTRLRD
- a CDS encoding GNAT family N-acetyltransferase; translation: MIVRQASPEEAYRLWHIRNLAIRHGCKQVYPADVIAAWTPDRMPVSFPAMIRENPFFVIDGPDGEPVSTGALDLAAASVEAIFTRPDCTGQGMAGLILDTLKAEARQRGYPQLTLASTPNAVSFYQRHGFRALGESLYPSKLAGSDLRCMEMAIAL
- a CDS encoding bleomycin resistance protein, whose translation is MTNEQEQDWNPMVPELTVTDFATSFRFYTEILGFEARIVRQQPDFAYLCYGRAQLMIEAWHPQGWNTGGLSWPLGRGVNFQIEVDDIGGVLRRLEQHEVALFRGLRDSHYDIGGTTACQREFLVQDPDGYLLRFSQFLE
- the rluF gene encoding 23S rRNA pseudouridine(2604) synthase RluF, producing the protein MLTGSSTRLNKYISESGICSRRDADRFIEQGNVFINGKRATVGAQVFAGDVVKVNGQLIEPRDEDDLVLIALNKPVGIITTMEEGERDNISDFVNHSKRVFPIGRLDKDSQGLIFLTNHGDLVNKILRAGNNHEKEYVVTVDKPITDEFIAGMGAGVPMLGTVTKKCKVKKEAPFVFRITLVQGLNRQIRRMCKHFGYEVTKLERTRIMNVNLRGLPLGEWRDLTDDELIELFKLLENSSSEDKPAKKAKAPARKPQKSAAKPAEKADASGASRKRFAQPGRKKKGR
- a CDS encoding Vmh family MBL fold metallo-hydrolase is translated as MKTLIYPAMLMLASSAAGAATLQLETYNPQTNAIFPVSSTLVSGPTEAILFDAQFSIQDGEKLVEMIKKSNKKLKEIVITSGDPDFYFGLQPIMKAWPDVKVVAAPAVVKHIQQTHDAKLKYWGPQMKEGAPDKLFLPDVTHQTRFSIDGEVLELRHPDQYAAYIWIPSVSTILGGTALSSGIHVWTADTQSAESRAAWRHVLTEMQGLKARNVIPGHYLGARPAGSQAVDFTLSYLQSFEKALSRHKKSDAVIADMTQAWPDLAEPGSLELSAKVNTGEMKW
- a CDS encoding LysR family transcriptional regulator produces the protein MQNKLTAIQTFIRVAEAGSFSSAARQNGMKQSAVSQQIAALEEALGVVLIHRTTRTMALTEKGQHYLQQVRHLLGAMEELEQQLQPEALPLRGGVHIQLPSGIGQRLMPHLLSFQQAHPGLHLNISLEDRLSDLIAEGVDVAIRLSESPPAALAARQLATVETVLVASPDWLARNGLPQAPEELQRHPHIRFNGVSPEAPLHLVSETGRISVSVGSVLRSNNSDALMKALEAGLGIGGLQTLIGAEALSSGRLVRILPDWRLPDRYLYAVFPDARFISEKVRRLVTQLREAIVQGHINMPADDGRVSAD